One Bacillus sp. (in: firmicutes) DNA window includes the following coding sequences:
- a CDS encoding DsbA family oxidoreductase, with protein MKITVYSDFVCPFCFLGKQTLHEAVKDKDVEIEWKPFELRPEGTQPLSPKSQYIQQGWKMSVKPLADRLGVKMMLPEMDPHPRTQKTHEGFQFAKERGKGKEYVEAVFQAFWQEGKDIGNVDVLASIAEEVGLEREKFTEALQNGEYAQAHQVELQHAYREANVTAVPTIIIGNRKLQGVQPKEVLEQVIAEQSTGHDDHSGQACGIDACE; from the coding sequence ATGAAAATTACCGTTTATTCAGATTTTGTTTGTCCGTTTTGCTTTTTAGGCAAACAAACGTTACACGAAGCCGTAAAAGATAAAGATGTAGAAATCGAATGGAAACCGTTTGAATTACGACCTGAAGGAACCCAACCGCTATCACCAAAAAGCCAATACATTCAGCAAGGCTGGAAAATGTCTGTGAAGCCGTTAGCAGATCGGTTAGGAGTTAAGATGATGTTACCGGAAATGGATCCGCACCCACGTACCCAAAAAACGCATGAAGGCTTCCAGTTTGCGAAAGAACGTGGAAAAGGCAAAGAATACGTTGAAGCCGTCTTCCAAGCGTTTTGGCAGGAAGGGAAGGACATTGGAAACGTGGACGTCTTAGCTTCCATTGCTGAAGAAGTGGGCCTTGAACGTGAAAAGTTTACTGAAGCGTTACAAAATGGAGAGTACGCTCAAGCGCATCAAGTTGAGCTCCAACACGCCTACCGTGAAGCGAACGTTACCGCTGTTCCAACGATCATCATCGGAAACCGCAAACTGCAAGGCGTCCAACCGAAAGAAGTGCTTGAACAAGTCATCGCTGAACAAAGCACTGGTCATGACGATCATTCTGGCCAAGCCTGTGGAATCGACGCGTGTGAATAA